The nucleotide sequence GATTACGTCGTGCATGTGCATTTCAATCAACCGATCGCCGCAAAAATCAATCCAGTTTAAAACGGTCTGCGTATCGCCGCGCCCTTCCGGCGCAAATTTATTGGCCGCCATTACAGCATGGCCAACATCGAGCAGCAGTCCGAACTGCGCATCCGGAATGCGCTCAAGCAGATTTACATTGAATGACTCATACGCCAGCTTGATATCCCATTCTTTCGCCTGCTCCAGAATGGACAGAATGAATTCCACATTCCGGTCTTCCACATAGCGCGGCGAAACAACGGACAGCGCCGGACGTCCTTGATGATACGTCATCCACTTGGCGCCCAAATCGTACGCCAGCTCCAGTGCTTCGCGATACTGTTTTTGCGACTCCTCACGAATACCGGGATTCACCGCCGCAATATTCAAATCGAGCGGCGTGCCATGAATGGTCAGATTTTTGATGTGCCCCAGTTTTTCACGCAACCGTTTC is from Kiritimatiellales bacterium and encodes:
- a CDS encoding sugar phosphate isomerase/epimerase gives rise to the protein MDLMEDFIGVSTNTLTGIDIWDAAELTRKYGLTCMEIHLGDFEAAVGNPWMIPHAGVWPRTFSQDDRKRLREKLGHIKNLTIHGTPLDLNIAAVNPGIREESQKQYREALELAYDLGAKWMTYHQGRPALSVVSPRYVEDRNVEFILSILEQAKEWDIKLAYESFNVNLLERIPDAQFGLLLDVGHAVMAANKFAPEGRGDTQTVLNWIDFCGDRLIEMHMHDVINWAENAALGTAHRAFGYGLCLDLEKIAEKLKEKNRLIPLISEIYEPTAEKAVQTTAEMKERILAMMN